From the Astyanax mexicanus isolate ESR-SI-001 chromosome 12, AstMex3_surface, whole genome shotgun sequence genome, the window aaaagcagcgtataagactggtgaaggagaacatgtcaagatgcatgaaaactgtgaattaaaaccaaggttattccaccaaatactgatttctgaactcttaaaacattatgaatatgaacttgttttctctgcattatttgagttctgaaagctctgcatctttttgttatttcagccatttctcattttctgcaaataaatgctctgaatgatagtatttctatttggaatttgagagaaatgctgtccgtagtttatagaataaaaaaaacaatgttgattttacacagacatatacctatacatagcaaaatagcagagaaactgattcagaaactgaggtggtctcttaatttctaaAGTTGTATATACGCTTGGTTATACATTCTTGTAAATAAAGCTGCAGTTGGAAGCAAAATGTCTTTTTTGTAGTGATGCCTCAAagcaacattttatttaaaaacactgctGAAACTGATGATAATTAGTTCAATTTTAAACTGAGTTATTGACCTCCTCCAGTACCAGTTTCTCTAGTTTCctagagtcttttaaaggtgtattaacagtactcacactctctctaaaGACAATACTATCTTTCACTAAAAGATGTTATCGTAATAAGACATTAACTACTATCAGAATTATTATTTTGCagaattatttgtttattatttatgaagCGCTTGTAATCTccaataaacattatttaaaagcgATCTTTTTCACTATTATTGGAACCCACATAATAAGAGCATAACAACCtgtttttatgttgttgtttttttaaagtattttccaCACAACAATAATATGGTATACTAATTTTGTGccatttccagttattgactTATTGATGGACTTTTTAGATGGGTTAATAGGACAGTTGTAGCAGTAGTGAGGGTCAATTACCAGCCCAAACTGCTAAACAACATGATAATCAAGATGGTAATGATATGATAATTTATTTATGGCTATACATGTCTATACATTTGTTTATATACTTGCATATACACCTGAACATCTTGACCTGAAACAGTTGTGCTAGAATAGGAATCAGGCTAAACTCCACTAGTGGGCACCTCAGAGTGACTCAGAGCAGAAGCCTCCAGCTGCTGTTCTTTGGAGGGCAAGAACATCCTGAAGCCCACACTTCATAGATTTttgatatttataataatataaactgCTCAGCACCTGCATTGATTTttgcatttcaggcctgaaacaaaaacaaacagttgAATGAAGATAAAAGATAAATAGTTAATATACTTTCAAGTAATGAAGTTTGTATGGTGTTCTCTGAGACATTGCTGTTCTAGACAGCAATCCTGATTAGGATTTAAAGTAGGGGCACTTCAGTTGATCCTCATTATCTTCACATAGTTgtggtttattaattaaattactgatgaaaaaaattatataggTAATATTTGGTATGTCAGGAGTCATTTAAACTGTatagatgtaatgtaatgtaatgtaattttcttGGAGTGTTGCTCAGacaactttaaaattaaaaacacaagaaACCATGATACATATTGttaaattattcaattaaatCCTAAAGGAGTTTTTCTTAAATACTTCTTTAAATACTTGTTTATCCAACATGATAACATAATAGTGGTTAACAGACAATCAATCTCTTTATTAGTTTGAAAGACATAGACCAGTTTACACACTTCAgcacaaaatgtgaaaatgtcttaaaattagcaacagaaatgctcaaaaattgcATTGATTTGATTGTGATTTCCACTGATTTTTCCTTTTcgtgtaaagttgccatttttaaGAGAAATAGTTATAAAAGGCATGTTAATTGTAGTATGTGCaaagcaaatatatttataatttcctTAATAAGAAGGTAGGAAACACTTTCACTAATAGATTAATTAGTTTCATAGTTTTATAAGCTTGTAATATATGTAAAATTTCGagttaacattatttaaaaaatgtttacttttactattattgaAACCCACTTGATAAGAGCGTAACAACCCtgtattatttcttttgttttttgggtttgattgtttttgtgttttttccatATTATCTACACGACTGTAATATGGCAAACAGTTTGATCATTAACCTGAAAGCATGAATAAACAAGTACATTAGATCAGCCTGGCACTAATACAGAGCGCAGAAGTTAATACCTTGTTTTTGTCTTATTCTCAGGATGAAAACAATAGCTGATCTCAGTAATACTGTGGACTATGCAATACTAAAATTATACCCCCTCCTGTCTTCTTTACGGGGGATTTTATAGAGGAATTGCATCAGTAGATCCCAAAAAAGGTGACAGACCCACATGGATTTAAATCTGTTATTTTTCTCGCTGTATTTTAATGCTTGTTTTGAATCAGCTCTCTCTTTAGTTGGGTGTGATAAGAGGATTGAGAAAATTTAAGCTCATTTAGGAAGGTGAGAGTGTATAAGGCATCAGCAGATTGCATCATTGTTTACAATAATCTATAATCTTAAAGCGTAATCTATAATTCAGTAAATTGTAGGCacaatatactgtgtatattttaaaatctaaataacaATGTTAGAAATAGTAATGGTAAACAAtggtaaataatattaattataattatataattataatttgatAAAATATAGGATTCTGTGGTTCTAATAGCTATTGTTTCCTTAGAGAACCCCCTCTGctaaagtgtacagtaattaacAGTTCTATGATTATTTAATTATACAAATGATTGTGTCATTTAAACACATTTGAtgattatttctaaaataaattaaaatagcaGATGATAAGCAAAAAGGAAccatttattttctgtaaaaactcACCAGTCTCATTTGAGCTGAACCCAGCCAACATGCTTGGGAGTAACTCTTGTGGGTGAACATATTACCTATGTGAGTTTTAGGTGGGTATGGGCACTAAAGGGTTTGTACATGTGTTTTTCTTGTATCCTATTGTTACTTGTACCCTATTGTTAAAGCTAATCTTAATCTCACCCCCCATTTTGGCCCCATGTGCAGTATACAACCCAGATAGGCCCCATGTTTAACCCTTCCTGGTCCCATCACTGGCCTTGATGGGGCACATCTTTGACCTATAGACTACTGCTAAATGCTacaattttggtaaaaaaaaaaaaaaattaatgaagttttaaacagttttaaactatgaaattatatgattatatatataatattacgatatatatttttcctttatattaattgaaatattaatgtttaatgtgaaCAAGATATATCTCAACTAACTTAGTTAGTGTTTATTTAAGACTTTCAATTTAGTTTAGTTCATCGGTTTCAAAGTATcctaacataaaacaaaaaaaataaaaatatgcgtCACAAATGTGAGAGTTTCTAGCATTCTAGCATTTTTAAACAGCTGGTAGGCTGAAAGTTGTTCCTCGATTGCCTTATTTATtgtttcattttaatgttaaacattATATTAGATAAACTTAGATATATATTGAAACTATGCAGTACGACGTTTGATTTCACATGTTCTATCTGGCAACCCCAGCAGCTCTGCCACAGCAACCATGACATCACCGAGCTGGCCAATCACATCGCTCAGCCCAAGTCTCGTTCTGGGCTACCGTGTGATCTCGCGTGATCTCCGTATCAGGCCCGGTGCCATCGCGGAGAATTATTtgtaagtatttatttataataactgCGCGCGGTTTACGGATTATTTTAACTGAGAATAGCGGAGATATGGGTTATTTTTTCTGTACGTGTGTTTTATATAGAGCTATTGGAGAAAGTTCTGCGCGTGTTTAAAAGGCGAGCGCGGCTCTCAGGCTTCAGTGTTTTGCTTCCTCTCGAGGCCGCGGCGGAGTTTCTGTTTTTTACGGAGAAAAAATCGGTTTTTACTCAGATTTACTTCAGTTTCGAGGCTTCTGTGGGCAGATTTAGAATAATACAGAGTCTGCAGTGTATTTATAAGAGTGTTATTAAACGCAAGCAGGATAGTAAACGCTGATCAGGCCGTTAGTAGAGCCTCTGCTGATGGGTTTACTAACTACAGCAGCTTAACCGCGAAAATACGAACTGTGCGCTGAGAGCTCATTCATTCACCAACACTGCAGAGCAGAGCCTAAATCACAACACAGACACTAACAGCAGCTCTAGTTACAgataatatctattaaatgtttccctaatataaaaaaactttaaataaacgttatttttttgcattacatcATTTAACGTTGATGATGGAAAAGCAACCTTAAAACAACCTATAACCTACTATTATAGCATCAGACactgttgaaattctgacattgattcaacgtttatttaaatcttttaaatggTTAAGCTCAGATCTGCTACACTCACAGGTTTCTAGCTATCTAATGGTTTTTGGCGAAAGGTGCTCTCTTCAAATAGTAATTCAAGAATTCAAGTAGAgtttgtcattcacatcacatgtggtacaattgtaaaaattagataaatataaagaataCATGAAATAGAATTAAATAGATGTCAAGATAAATACGCAAAACATAAAGGAGAGTCACAGCAACATCCAGAGATGCTGTAGCATCATGAATGATTATAAAAGAATAGCATTAAAGGAGAAtaccagtgtaaaattgacttttggtgtagtaaaacatgatacagAGGAACTAAcctttgtcgaatagcccacctccgttcttcTGCAGCTTTCCCAGATCCAGAAATTCTTTGCAGTTTGTCTAAACAGGCTGGAATGGGTTTAAAATGGGCATATTtagcccctgcagataaatcgcttacAGCCAGCATAACAGAGGAGAAGGCAAAGGGAGAAGAATACATAGTGGTTTGTATTTGTGCCTTTCCATGCTGCTTTATTATGGCAGTGAATCATTTGTTTTACTGTACAGAAATGTTACATTGGAAGATTCCTAGAGGCACCCTGTGCTGCACTTTTTAATAGTTTTCCTCCGTTAACACACCCACTGCTACTCTGAAAGGCTTGTTAAACTAATTCAATAGTTGAGTCAGGAGTGTAAAGAAAGGAGAGCAGTAAATGTGTAGGCAGGATGTCTGAGGAGTTGAGAAAGGCGCTAAACATAAACAGTCATTCCCTAAATTGAACAAATTATTTCTCTGATTTAAGTCTTTTCCCTTAATTTAGCAGATTGTTCCTTCAGTTTAAGTAAACTTCAGTCTGTAAGCTAATGGaatgatttatttaattaaaagaattaagcCAGATTTAGGTATTGGATTGGTAAAAAGAAGAGGAAACTCTATTTTTGGCTTAATATTTTCACCCATGCAGAGAACTGattgcaatttttttgttttataggtggATAAGCAGCAACTTGAGAGACGTGTCCATGATGAGCTACGCGGAAAAACCTGAGGAGATCACAAAGGAGGAGTGGATGGAAAAACTGAACAATGTGCACATTCAGAGAGCAGACATGAACCGCCTCATCATGAACTATTTAGTAACAGGTATGTGTGTTCATGGCTGCTTTTCTCTGAGTAGATATGCAAGTCTTCTTTTATTATGTACAATTTGCCTTGCAGTAATCCACACTTCTGATTTTGTCTTGTGAGTTGCTTAACTAATGTTAAGCCTGGGGGTCAAACACATTTTCTCTTTGCAAACACAGAAACTGTACATTTACATTGTTTATATCTTTAACGCTTCATATATTTTGTAATACTTTTGCTTGTAAACAAAAGTCTTGTTAATACTTTTCATTCTACCAGTTCTTTTCCACACAAATGTCAGAACCTGCTAATTTAACAAGCATGCCTTAAATAAAAGAAGCTCCATAATTATATTTTGTCTCACAGAGGGGTTTAAGGAGGCTGCAGAGAAGTTCAGGATGGAGTCAGGCATCGAGCCTAGCGTGGATCTGGACTCGCTAGATGAAAGGATAAAGATCAGAGAGATGATTCTGAAAGGACAGATTCAGGAGGCCATCTCCCTCATCAACAGTCTTCATCCAGAGCTCCTGGACACCAACCGTTACCTGTACTTCCACCTTCAGGTAAACACATTGTTCTGTATGGTCATTCTGGGAATAGCTCTGCTCCTGAAATAGTGAGATTTAGTTAACGTGATATTTGTGGATCTGACCACTTTGCAGCAGCAGCATCTGATTGAACTGATCCGTCTGCGGGAGACGGAGGCCGCACTAGAGTTTGCGCAGTCGCAGCTGGCTGAACAGGGCGAGGAGAGCAGGGAGTGTCTGACTGAGATGGAGAGAACTTTAGCCCTGCTGGCTTTTGACAACCCTGAAGAGTCACCTTTCGGAGACCTCCTGAACATGATGCAGCGACAGAAGGTGAGGGTTCATTTTTTCCTGCTACATTCCATAGCTGTGCATGGGACTGTTTATCCTGTATGGACTTTCACATTAACACTATGCATATGTCCAATACTCACTCACATTCTCACAATTCATAACCTGCTCTTATATTACCCACAGTAACTCattgcaggagtaaacacgagataaccgcatggcctccatccacctggctgggcacatgcttgtaaacgcatgtgtggaaagctgttctcctcagtctagcacagtttatttatttatgcttttaatcccagaaaaaacactcttatttaccttttaaaaagccatttaaatgcctatttaaagggcagattactgttgttttgctgttttcctcgggttttgagtgctcggcgctgactcagctcttgatcagtctGAACGCGAGACAGCGCGTGGttaggggcggggctggtgacgtcatgggccctgcattgtttaatatcgcgatatatattgacgataaaagaacatttgcaatgtaacatttttccaatatcgtgcagccctactgtcCGATGTGAACCAGCAGAGGATGGGTTTCCCTTTTGTGTCTTGGTTCCTCCAAGGGTTTCTTCCACTCAGTCTTAGGGAGGTTTCCTTGCCACTGTTACATTTGTGCTTACCCCAAAAAAAGACTTGGACCTAGATTCTTTTGAAAGCTGCTTTGTGATGACGTTTGTTGTAAAAATGGCTATTTAATTACatttgtattaaattaaattgatgTGTGCACACATGCTATCCTGAAACAGAAAAGTGTCACAGATACCTTTTTTGTAAGGATGTAAAATTTGATGGGTTATTTCTTGTTGAATGAACAAGAAATCACAGTTTGTATAATTGCAGTTTGTTGTAATTGAAATATTACTGAAATACTACTGTCCAGCTGCATATTCTCAACAGGGCATAGTTTAAACCTTAGTTACTACAATATATTCTtctatgatcagtggagctgatattgtagacagtgagtgtagaaacatggAGGTTGACATAAAGTTCAGATATGACTGTATAAAAGGCATTTATCTCTTGTCTTTCTAgactctgtaaataaacagcaGATGTAAATACTAGTTCCACTGCTTGTCCACAAGGTGGAatcattgtgcttttttttttgtctatatttATGTTAAATACTGTAATcctgttcttttctcttttaggTTTGGAGTGAGGTGAACCAGGCAGTGCTAGACTATGAGAACAGAGAGTCGACGCCGAAACTGGCAAAGCTCCTGAAGCTCTTGTTATGGGCGCAGAACGAACTGGACCAGAAAAAAGTCAAATATCCCAAAATGACAGACCTGAGCAAGGGCACGATCGAGGACCCAAAGTAGAAATTGACAAACATGGACACCAATGCTCCCCCCCCCTCCTTATTTATAAGCGGTCAGTGACTGGACCATATATGTAAATCATAtatatgaaaatgaatgaaactttttttttttttccttttttttttattttgttgtttttgatgCGCATACAAGAGAAGTAACCTAATCGACTGTACTTATAtggtattattttttaaaagcatatATGCTAATCAAGTAATTATAACAAGCATTCAGACATGTCCAAAGTGTCATTTGCTGTCCACCCATTTGCAGATTGCTGCATAGTTTAGTATTTGTGGATATCCACCatgttttgattttattttttaagtactgACTGGtggttttttttcccaattttattttactctcatttcatgtatattgtattattttattttattttatttttttttttttaatgcctaAATTAGGCCATAGGTTAGACGGGTAAAATCAGCTAATGGTTTTGAAGAAAGTGTTTAgctttaaaatctgttttttgtaTGTGAGCGTTTCAGAAGTGTGGGACTGGCTTTGGTGATGTTGGGTTTGGTTGGTGGAAAATGCCACTGAACTTGTCTTTGTGTTTTTGACTGGTTTGTTGTTCGTGTCCTGGTGAATGGAACAAGGTATTCTGGTTTGTCCTCTGCCCCATGCCTGATAGACTTGTGCTCATGCTGTGCCTTGTGTAGGCTAGGTTGTGCTTTTTTCGCATCACAGTGTGCTTAAGAATTCTAGCCTTGCGTTGTTTCCACTTGGAATGGAAACAGGCCTAC encodes:
- the gid8a gene encoding glucose-induced degradation protein 8-A homolog, encoding MMSYAEKPEEITKEEWMEKLNNVHIQRADMNRLIMNYLVTEGFKEAAEKFRMESGIEPSVDLDSLDERIKIREMILKGQIQEAISLINSLHPELLDTNRYLYFHLQQQHLIELIRLRETEAALEFAQSQLAEQGEESRECLTEMERTLALLAFDNPEESPFGDLLNMMQRQKVWSEVNQAVLDYENRESTPKLAKLLKLLLWAQNELDQKKVKYPKMTDLSKGTIEDPK